The Pseudanabaena sp. PCC 6802 genomic interval TCGACGAGCGGGGGCCATTCACTTTTGCACTCGATACAGGTGCAGATGTCATGGTAGTATCCCAACGCACGGCACGGAAACTAGGGCTAGGTCTAGATAATGCTGAAGAGATTGATGTTCAGGGCTTTTGCGGTCGTGAAAAAGGCAAAAAATCTCGCTTTCAAAGTTTTGAGATGGGCGGACAGAAAGTCGGACAGATTGATGTCATTATCCTCAACAACGATCTATTAGATTTACTTGGAGTAGAAGGCATTGTCGGACAAAGTTTTTTAAATCGCTACCAGCAATATTGGGAATTTGGCGATCGCGGCGTGCTGGGATTTCCTGCCCAAGGGAGCCTGGTTCTGACCAAGCTGCCATAATCCGCACGAATTATTCCTTATTGCCTGGCGACCAGAAGTCGCGGCTATACAAACAAAGTCTGCCGTCGCAGACTGTAGAAAAAGGGGTTAATACCAAATCTACTTGTCTTAGCTACACATTCGATCCCCCCTAGCCCCCCTTAAAAAGGGGAATCAACTCATAGTCCCGCTTTTTAAGGAGGATTTAGAGGGATCTTGATTTGTAGCGCCACTTTCCAGAATTGGTATATACAGATCCGGATTTGGTATCACTTAGGATTGCTATATATGTCTACATATAGATATATATGCCTATATATTTCTTAATATTGCGAATATACCTTTGCAGACACGCTAATTTGAGGCGCTTTGTTTGGCAATGTTGGTGCAGTTGTCAAGATCGCGAAGCCCATAACCTTAAGAAATGTACTGAAAGTTACAAATTTAGCGATTTAGCTACTATAGATATAAATTACTAGACACGAGTTTGTGCAGGAGCAACACTATGATCGCCTCATTAATTGCCTTTGTCCTATCTGTACTGGCTATAGTTAGTATCTCTTTTGTGCTGAGCTACCTGGTTTGGGCCGATCGCAGCCATACTCCAGAGGTGGTAGCTGCAGAAGCCAGTCTGTTTTTCCAAAAGGTAGAGAGTATCTTGCTAGCCTTTTTGATTGGTGGGATCGCATGTGCTGTATTTTTGACGCAAATGCAGTGGCAGTAGCTTTTGGATCGTTCTGGCAGAGCGACATTATCCGTATTTGTAAATCTTTCCAACTCCACCAAGGTTTGCGAGTGGTAAATAAACGATGACCCGCTCGCGATCTAGTGGCAGGGTGGGTATTAGAGCAGTAATCGCTAATCTGCCGCGCCTGCTCCAGTTAGTTTGGGCGGCATCGCCACGATGGTTAGTGCTTAGCTTGACGCTGACACTAGTGGATGCGGTTATGCCTGCCGTCCAGCTCTATGTAACTAAATTAATTGTCGATCGCGTAGTAATTTATATTGGATTAAATACCGGATCGAATGCTACAAGTAGCTTGGATTGGTCTTCACTGGTGAGTTTGGTGGGACTCGCCTTTATACTGAGATTATGGCAAGATACCCTTCAGCAGGTAAATAGCTATGCCACTCAGGTCTTAAGCGATCGCTTTGCACTCTATGCGAACGGCGTTCTACTGCGACAGGCGATGCGCTTAGATCTAGCTCATTATGAATTGCCGGAGTTCTACGACATTCTCAGCCGCGCTCAACAAAGCGGCAGTAATTATCCCTTGCGAGTTCTCAATACATTGACCAATCTGATCGGACAATGTGCGGGATTTATAGGGTTGCTTGCGCTATTGCTGCGATTTAGTCCCCTCGTGATGCTGCTGCTATTTCTGAGTGCGATTCCAACATTTTGGGTGGGAGTAGATTTTTCCAGTCGGCGCTTTTGGATGCTGCGTCACCAAACACCAAGCAAGCGACTGGCCGATTACTTTGGAGACGTGCTAACGGAGCAGGAATATGCCAAGGAAGTGCGACAATTTAACTTAGGCGATTATTTGGTCAAACAGTACGAGGAAATTCGCGATCGCTTTAACCAGGAGTCGCGATCGCTGGCAGGTAAGCAAGGGCAAGCCAAATTGGCGATTGGTGTTCTGGCTAGCTCTGGGTTTTACGGTGCCTATGGCCTGGTAATCTATCAAGCAGTACGCGGTGCGATCACGGTGGGAGATTTAACCATGTATGCTGGCGCGTTTCAGCAAGCCCAGACAACTTTGCAGGGCATTTTAACCAACATCGCTCTCATCTACGAATACAATCTCTATGTATCTCAGTATTTTGAATTTCTCAACTTGCAACCGCAGGTAGTGGAATGCCCTTCTCCTCAAGCTTTTCCCACACCTATCCGTCGTGGCTTAGCGATCGAGGATGTCAGCTTCACTTATCCAGGGGCGAGCGAACCGACACTCAGGCATATCAATTTGACGGTCAAACCCAACGAGTGTATTGCCCTGGTAGGAGCAAACGGTTCTGGGAAGACTACGTTATTGAAGTTATTAGCGCGGTTTTACGATATCGATGCTGGCAAGATCGCGATCGATGGGATTCCCTTATCGGAATTTGCGTTAGAAGACTTACGCGCAAACGTGGGCGTGTTATTTCAGGATTTCGCCCGTTACGCCCTTACAGTCACCGATAACGTGGGGTTTGGCAATCTCAAAGAGCATCACAACCAGGAGCGCATTCGCCAAGCAGTTACGGATGCAGGGGCAATCGAGATAGTGCGGGATTTAGCGAATGGTTATGCCACCACCCTGGGCAAAATCTTTACGGGTGGGACGGAGTTATCCGGCGGTCAATGGCAAAAGATTGGTTTATCCAGAGCATTTATGACATCAGCCCAGATTCTGATTTTGGATGAACCGACAGCAGCCGTCGATGCGATCGCCGAGCACGATCTCTTCCAGCGCTTCCGTCAATTGACTCAGGGCAAAATGACCTTCCTTGTCAGTCACCGCTTCTCCACCGTCCGCATGGCAGATCGGATCGTAGTTTTAGATAAGGGAGAGATTGTCGAAGTAGGCAGTCATACCGAACTAATTGCTAAGCAAGGGATATACGAGCGCATGTTTCGCCTGCAAGCGGCCAGTTACCAGGAAGAACGCAACGATTCATACAAATGAACTTTTAGAGGTCTGTCGAACTCGCAATTACAGAATTATAGCCATAGACAGATCTGTTAGGACAGGGGGTGTGGGGGCTGCGCCCCCACGCAGGGGTGGAACCCCTGCACCCCGTCCTAAGCCTGTTGGCTATAGCTATCTCTCGATCTTGCTTGTAAGATCGCTTGACGTAATGCTTGCGCAGTGCGATCTATGTCAGACTCAGTTGTAGCTCGACCCAGAGTTAAGCGAATTGCACCTAAGGCTTGGGCTTGACTGTAACCCATTGCCAGGAGGGTTGCGCTCGGAACCAAACTACCACTGCTACAGGCGGAGCCAGAACTAATGGCGATTCCAGCCGCGTTCATAGCTCTGACTATCTGCCGCCCGTTTATACCGCTATGACAAAAGCTGGCATGGTGCGGCAATCTATCGCTCTGTTTGGAGCCAGTTGGGATTAGATCGGGAATATCTGACAGTTGCTCGAACAGGCGATCGCGCAACCCTGCCAATCGCAACGATTCCGTCGCTAATTCCTGTTGAGCTAATTGTGCGGCTACACCAAATCCGGCGATCGCTGCCACGGGTTGGGTGCCGGAGCGCAAGCCCCCTTCTTGGCCGCCACCGCTCAATAACGGTCGCAAACGCACCTCGGGACGCACGTAGAGAGCCCCCACTCCCTGCGGGCCGTAAATTTTGTGGCTGGAAATTGACAGTAAATCAACTGGTAAAGTCTGGACATTGATGGGCATATGCCCCGCTGCTTGCACCGCGTCAGTGTGAAACCATACGGCAGCATCGCGACAAATCTGCGCCAACTTTTCAATGGGCTGAATCGCACCCACTTCGTTTTGACCGTAGATTACCGATACCAAAACCGTATTGGGCTGCAAAGCCGCAACTAGCGATCGCGGGTCAACTCTACCAGTATTATCGACAGGTAGTCTGGTAACCTGCCAGCCGATTTGTTCGAGCCACTCCGCAGGGCGGGCGATCGCTGAGTGTTCTACCGACGAGATAATCAGGTGCTGCGGTTGGCAATATTGCCTGGCAATCCCGAATAAAGCCAGGTTATCCGCTTCCGTACCGCCGGAGG includes:
- a CDS encoding ABC transporter ATP-binding protein gives rise to the protein MTRSRSSGRVGIRAVIANLPRLLQLVWAASPRWLVLSLTLTLVDAVMPAVQLYVTKLIVDRVVIYIGLNTGSNATSSLDWSSLVSLVGLAFILRLWQDTLQQVNSYATQVLSDRFALYANGVLLRQAMRLDLAHYELPEFYDILSRAQQSGSNYPLRVLNTLTNLIGQCAGFIGLLALLLRFSPLVMLLLFLSAIPTFWVGVDFSSRRFWMLRHQTPSKRLADYFGDVLTEQEYAKEVRQFNLGDYLVKQYEEIRDRFNQESRSLAGKQGQAKLAIGVLASSGFYGAYGLVIYQAVRGAITVGDLTMYAGAFQQAQTTLQGILTNIALIYEYNLYVSQYFEFLNLQPQVVECPSPQAFPTPIRRGLAIEDVSFTYPGASEPTLRHINLTVKPNECIALVGANGSGKTTLLKLLARFYDIDAGKIAIDGIPLSEFALEDLRANVGVLFQDFARYALTVTDNVGFGNLKEHHNQERIRQAVTDAGAIEIVRDLANGYATTLGKIFTGGTELSGGQWQKIGLSRAFMTSAQILILDEPTAAVDAIAEHDLFQRFRQLTQGKMTFLVSHRFSTVRMADRIVVLDKGEIVEVGSHTELIAKQGIYERMFRLQAASYQEERNDSYK
- a CDS encoding cysteine desulfurase family protein produces the protein MQQIYLDHGATTPTRPEAIAKMQEVMSAQWGNPSSLHAWGERAAMVMERARQMVADLINAEAEHIIFTSGGTEADNLALFGIARQYCQPQHLIISSVEHSAIARPAEWLEQIGWQVTRLPVDNTGRVDPRSLVAALQPNTVLVSVIYGQNEVGAIQPIEKLAQICRDAAVWFHTDAVQAAGHMPINVQTLPVDLLSISSHKIYGPQGVGALYVRPEVRLRPLLSGGGQEGGLRSGTQPVAAIAGFGVAAQLAQQELATESLRLAGLRDRLFEQLSDIPDLIPTGSKQSDRLPHHASFCHSGINGRQIVRAMNAAGIAISSGSACSSGSLVPSATLLAMGYSQAQALGAIRLTLGRATTESDIDRTAQALRQAILQARSRDSYSQQA